The region TGATTTTTTCGGCGGCGGCGCGAGCCTCTTTTTGACAGCGTGCCCGTTATGTGCGCTGGCCGCGTCGAGCCGGGTGATCATGGTTTTTGCTGGTTTCACGTTGAGTGATGATAGCACATCGGGCAAGTGCATGTGGCGTGCCGCCGGCCATGTGCTCAGATAAAGCTCATCGCGGATAGACAAAAAGATGGCTCCGAAAGCCGCTTTAGGGCGGGCGTTGGGCCAGCAACGAAGGCAATGGCTTCGTCACCAGCCGCGTGTTGTATCGCTCCAGGATGGCGCGGCGCTCTTTGGTCATCGGATATGATTCAGGCGGCGCATACGGATATGCGCTCATGCCATGAAACGGCAGTGGCCAGACGTGGTCAGGGCTGGCCGAGTTGATGTCCATTTCCTTGCTAAAGCCGTCGGCGTACAGCAAGAACGTATACAGCCAGCCATCCGGCAGTGGCGGCAGCTTGGTAGCATCGAACGAGAGGGCGATCTCATCACCAGGCCGTGAAATCACAAACAGGTCATCGGTTTGACGCAACAACTCGCGCACATCGCCTTCGCGTGTATACCAGCCTGTCGGCGTTTTCCAGGGCGAATCGGGTGAAACGCGGTCGTAATCGTACAGAAGCGGTTGTTTGCCGTCTGGCGTCAGCGGCTCCGAAAAGCCACGCCAACGCAGCTCGGCTGCTACCGGATCAAGCCGGATCGTGCGTGTGGATATCGCGTCGTCAGACGTGGCCACGAGAATTTGGTCCCAGTAAATGCGCATGTTTGTGGTAATGCGAAGTTCGCGGCTTGAGGAAAGGAATTTGTCAGTCAGGTCGAGCACAATCGTCTGCGGCCGACCCACTGGTATGCCGATGTCGGCTATGACGGTTTGCCATTGACCGTCCCTGTCTTTGACCTGGAGCGACGGCGGTTTCAAGCTCAACCCAGCTTGATGCGCTGCCACGTTATCGCTGGAAAAGGCGTAATCGGTCCAGCCGGTCAGCAGCAGTAAAGTTCGATTGAAACTCAACTGGCCTAGATCAAGCGTCAACGTGTGTTCTTCAGCATAGCCACGAATCGGCAGCAATCGGAAATCATCAGGGTACTGGCGATCAACGTGAAGCACTCGCGCTAACACATCATGGCCGTGCTGATCCATGGCAGCGGCCGGCGGGCGAGCCTCCTTGGCGATCCATAATCTGAACGGGCGCGGCACGGCTGTCATCCCTTCGTTCGGGTAGACCTGCACGGTAGCCGGATGCGCGACGGCAATCAAATGTAACTGGTCAAGGTAGAGCACTTCTTCCAATTCATTGGTGACGCGAAGCTCGTAGCGTCCTTGGCGCGGTTTGAGCTGATCGTAGCGGATACGAACATATTCGACCGGATCAGGATAATTCCAGCGCCCCGGCCCGATGGAGTAGCCCATCTCGCCGCCACCCAAAAAGTCGGTGACAAATTCAAATCGCTCGCCATTCCACGTGTAGAGGTAAGGACATGAAGACGGCTTGCGATCAAGTTCTGTGACTGACACCAAGGCAGGGCCTGCGGCGGTTGATGGTATCTCCGTTTCGGCTTGAACGATGCCGGCAGGCCAAATCAGCCGCACGACGTCGGCCGCTTGGCGCCGCCCCAAACCCAGCAGAACATCAGCCGGCGCTGGCGCAGGCACGGCAGCGTAGGTTTCCAGTTTTTGCCTGAGGCTGCCGGCTCGCACTTCGATTTTGGTGGCCACACCGCTACGGTTGCTGACGCGACCGGTCAGGTGAATACGCAACGATGGGTGACGGTTCCCGCCTTCATTGCGAGCAATGCGCAGTGTGCCGCCAGGCCATCGCGCCATCAGATCCGTGTCGCCGTCACTGTCTAAATCGCCTGAGGCGAAGCCGCGCGGATGAGGCGACTGAGGTATTGGAGCAAACTTGGCATCTACGGCGCGATCACTAACGTCCATCCATTCGCTGCCCAGATTACGCAGCACGCGCAGCCGCCCATGCGCGCACACGATCAGGTCCAAAAGTCCGTCATTGTCATAATCAAAAAATTGGGCGGCGCTTGCGCCAGCCGAGCTGTCGGGGGCAACGCTGGTGACAAAACGGCCCTGCCCATCGCTGGTGATAAACAGGCCAGGCGATTCCAGACGCCCAAAAAAGAAGTCGGTGAAGTTGTCTTTGTTCGTGTCGCCGGCAGCCACGCACACGAACGCATCGGAGGTTGTTAAGCCAACATCACGCGCCACATCGCGAAATGAATAATCACGACGATTGGCCAGCAACGCCGGGGCGCTGCCGTAATTCAGGACTAGTAAGTCAATATCGCGACGATTGTCGTAATCGGTCGGCACAACGGCCACAGCGCGTTGCTGCGAGCCGGCGACGTTCGCCATTGTCGTGATGTCAGCAAACCGCCCGTTGCCCAAGTTGCGTAACAGCATGTTCGGCGCAGCGGCGAAATCATCAGGGAAGATGAGGCGCGATTTGTTAGCGGCCGGTTTGTTCAGGTCAACGAAACCGGCGATGAACAAATCCAGATCACCGTCATGATCCACATCGGCGAATGCAGCCGACAACGCTAGATACGGATACGAAGGAATCTCGGCAGCGGCCGTCACATCAGCGAACCGGCCACCGCCCTCGTTGCGATAGAGCGCGTTGCCGCCATAGCGCAGGACAAACAGATCAGGTTTCAAATCATTGTCGTAGTCGCCGGCGACCGCCCCGATGTTGATTGCGTTGGAATCGGCTGTAGCCAATCCCGACGAAGCGGTCACGTCAACCAGCGCGCTGCCGTCGTTGCGATACAAGCGTAGATTGGTTGGCGAGAGATCACAAACATCCAGGTCGCCATCGCGGTCGTAGTCAAGTAGCGTGACGCTCCCATTGAATTCGGCGATCAACTGACGCTTGGCTGCCGGGTTGAACTCGTCCGCTTGGAATTGACGCCCGAAGAGCGGGGCAACAGCCGGCGACTTTCCCGGCAGCGCTGTCGTCTCCGGTTGAGGCAGAAAGCGATGAGTAGCTTCCGTCAACGTGACGTTCGGGACAGCGCGATCCACCAGCTCAGGTTCAGCGCCCGTCGAGACGATCGCTTCGGCGTAGCGGCCTTGCTCCAGATAATTCTGGCCGAGCGTCGTGCCATACCCGCCCGCGCGAATCTGTTCAAACTGCTGCATCAGGCGTTGACCTTGCTCGCGTTGGCCGGTGCGCAGCAGGGCGAGCGCCAGATTGTAGGCCGCCGTGGCGTGGTACGGTTCAGCATCATACGCCGTGCGGAGGTAGGATATTGCTTCGGCATGCTTGCCCTGTTGCAAGTAGATTTGCCCGATGTTCACGTTCGTGGCCACATCGCGTGGGTCTCGTTGCAGGACGCGACGGAAAGCGGCCAGGGCCTGCTCCGGTTGATTCTGAGCGCGCGCCACAAGCGCCAATATGTAATGAGGCTGAGCTGCGTTGGGCATCAATTCAGCGGCTACCTTGGCCTCACGCGCGGCGCCGACCCAGTCGCGATCATAAAACAGAGCAATGCTCAGGTTGAGACGAACTATCGCCAGTTTCGGATCAATCCTGAGCGCGCGTTGAAACGCTTCGGCTGCCGGCTTGTATTTGTATTGTTCCAGCAGGGCGACGCCGAGATTATTGGCGCGATAAGCTTCCTCTCGGTCTGGCGGCGGGGTTGAACGTTGCTCGCGCTGCGCGCCGCAGGAGAGGCTCAGGGTGAGCATTGCGATAGCTAGGGATGCCCAGAATCGTCGCTGATGGCGCATAGGAATTAGCTTTTGGCCGGTTTGCTTCCAGTGGCCGCGCCGGATGCGGTCGGATGAACGAACTGGATGGGTTGAGCTGAGATGATCCCTTTGCCTTCTTGGATAGTGATGAACTGATTCGCCTTGGTTTCAGGGATCGTCTCGCGACGCCCCGTTGGCCAGATGACCTCGATGCGCAACGCTCGTTCTGCTTGACCCAGTCCGAACGTCAATGGCAGCTCGCTCTGTGAGCAATAACTGGAGCCGGTTTTGACGAGGTTCCAAAGCGGAGGGCCGCCTTCACGTTTGACGATGACTTTGGCGCCAATACCGTCGCGATTGCTGGTGACGCCAACGGTTTTGATGCGCAGCATGTTGTTTTGATTGCCGTTTTCGTTGCGCAGCAAGCGAGCTGGACCATTGTTGATCGTGATGAGCAAATCGAGGTCGCCGTCGTTGTCATAATCGGCGTAGGCTGCGCCGCGGCCAACCATCGGTCGTTGCAACGCGCGACCTAGTTTCTGGGTGACGGCCTCAAAGCGCTTCTTCCCAAGATTGCGGAAGACGTGCGCTGGCTGCGCATATCGGATTTGCGGTTGAATGGCTTCAATGTCATCGGCGACGTGGCCGTTGGCTGCAAAAATATCGAGCCATCCGTCCAGATCATAGTCGAAGAAGAAGCAGGCGAACGTCAATGAGAGCAGCGAAACCCGGCCAATAGTTGAACTCGGCGCTTCGTCAACAAACAGACCGGACCCTTCGTTGTGATAGAGCGCCATCATTTCGGTGGAAAAATTGCCGATGACCAGACTGGCGCGGCCTGAACCGTCGTAATCGGCTGCATCAACGCCCATGCCGGCGCGGGCAACGCCTTGTTCGTTGAAGGCCACGCCGGCGGTCAGCGCCACATCGGTGAACGTGCCATTGCCATTATTGCGGTAGAGTTTGTTTGGTTGCGTATCGTTAGCGACGAACACATCCATCCACCCATCCTCGTCGTAATCAAGCATGGCCACGCCGAGCGACTTACAGGTGGGGTCAAACAGGCCAGCTTGTTGGGTCACATTTTCAAAGGTGCCATTTCCTTTGTTGCGATAAAGTGTGGGGCTTTGACCGGTGTATGATTCGGGCGTGCAATAGGATTTATTCGTGCCGTCCAGTGTGCAAAACAGGTCGGTCTCAATCGTCCATTCCACGTAGTTGCAGATGAACAAATCAAGGCGACCGTCTTTGTCGTAATCGAACCACATTGCGCTGGTGGAAAAACCAGGATCATCCACGCCCGCTGTGGCTGTCACATCCTTGAATCTGCCGTTGCCAAGGTTACGAAACAGGCGATTGGGGCCGAGGCAGGTGATGTAGATGTCAACGAATCCGTCGTTATCGTAGTCGGCAATCGCGCAGCCCATTGCGTACATTTCCACTGCCAATCCGGCTTGAACGGTGACGTTCGTGAAGCTGCCGTCTTGATTATTGCGATAGAGGGCCGAGAACGATTTTGCTTTCTTATGGCCCGGCCAGCTCATCGAGTTAATCAGCAAAATGTCTTGCCAGCCGTCATTATTGTAGTCAAGAAACGCGCAGCCTGAGCCGAGCGTTTCCGGCAGGTACTTCTTGCCGAAGGCGCCGCTATGATGCCTGAAGCGAATGCCGGCTGCCGTGGTAACGTCGGCAAATTCGATGGGACCGGAGGGGCGTGGCTGTTCCGATGGCTGTGACTCAGATGGTTCGGCCGGTTGTTCAACGACTGCCGATGGCGGCGTATTGACCGTGTTGATGACGGATCGCGTATCCCGCGAACAACCGGCGGCCAGCAGGACGCTCAGGCCGGCCATGACGAACAC is a window of Blastocatellia bacterium DNA encoding:
- a CDS encoding CRTAC1 family protein — translated: MIGFFYKHRVGIKHHLQPALHQAKPTYATERRACRGSGATVLGNPLLWVFVMAGLSVLLAAGCSRDTRSVINTVNTPPSAVVEQPAEPSESQPSEQPRPSGPIEFADVTTAAGIRFRHHSGAFGKKYLPETLGSGCAFLDYNNDGWQDILLINSMSWPGHKKAKSFSALYRNNQDGSFTNVTVQAGLAVEMYAMGCAIADYDNDGFVDIYITCLGPNRLFRNLGNGRFKDVTATAGVDDPGFSTSAMWFDYDKDGRLDLFICNYVEWTIETDLFCTLDGTNKSYCTPESYTGQSPTLYRNKGNGTFENVTQQAGLFDPTCKSLGVAMLDYDEDGWMDVFVANDTQPNKLYRNNGNGTFTDVALTAGVAFNEQGVARAGMGVDAADYDGSGRASLVIGNFSTEMMALYHNEGSGLFVDEAPSSTIGRVSLLSLTFACFFFDYDLDGWLDIFAANGHVADDIEAIQPQIRYAQPAHVFRNLGKKRFEAVTQKLGRALQRPMVGRGAAYADYDNDGDLDLLITINNGPARLLRNENGNQNNMLRIKTVGVTSNRDGIGAKVIVKREGGPPLWNLVKTGSSYCSQSELPLTFGLGQAERALRIEVIWPTGRRETIPETKANQFITIQEGKGIISAQPIQFVHPTASGAATGSKPAKS
- a CDS encoding FG-GAP-like repeat-containing protein, which codes for MLTLSLSCGAQREQRSTPPPDREEAYRANNLGVALLEQYKYKPAAEAFQRALRIDPKLAIVRLNLSIALFYDRDWVGAAREAKVAAELMPNAAQPHYILALVARAQNQPEQALAAFRRVLQRDPRDVATNVNIGQIYLQQGKHAEAISYLRTAYDAEPYHATAAYNLALALLRTGQREQGQRLMQQFEQIRAGGYGTTLGQNYLEQGRYAEAIVSTGAEPELVDRAVPNVTLTEATHRFLPQPETTALPGKSPAVAPLFGRQFQADEFNPAAKRQLIAEFNGSVTLLDYDRDGDLDVCDLSPTNLRLYRNDGSALVDVTASSGLATADSNAINIGAVAGDYDNDLKPDLFVLRYGGNALYRNEGGGRFADVTAAAEIPSYPYLALSAAFADVDHDGDLDLFIAGFVDLNKPAANKSRLIFPDDFAAAPNMLLRNLGNGRFADITTMANVAGSQQRAVAVVPTDYDNRRDIDLLVLNYGSAPALLANRRDYSFRDVARDVGLTTSDAFVCVAAGDTNKDNFTDFFFGRLESPGLFITSDGQGRFVTSVAPDSSAGASAAQFFDYDNDGLLDLIVCAHGRLRVLRNLGSEWMDVSDRAVDAKFAPIPQSPHPRGFASGDLDSDGDTDLMARWPGGTLRIARNEGGNRHPSLRIHLTGRVSNRSGVATKIEVRAGSLRQKLETYAAVPAPAPADVLLGLGRRQAADVVRLIWPAGIVQAETEIPSTAAGPALVSVTELDRKPSSCPYLYTWNGERFEFVTDFLGGGEMGYSIGPGRWNYPDPVEYVRIRYDQLKPRQGRYELRVTNELEEVLYLDQLHLIAVAHPATVQVYPNEGMTAVPRPFRLWIAKEARPPAAAMDQHGHDVLARVLHVDRQYPDDFRLLPIRGYAEEHTLTLDLGQLSFNRTLLLLTGWTDYAFSSDNVAAHQAGLSLKPPSLQVKDRDGQWQTVIADIGIPVGRPQTIVLDLTDKFLSSSRELRITTNMRIYWDQILVATSDDAISTRTIRLDPVAAELRWRGFSEPLTPDGKQPLLYDYDRVSPDSPWKTPTGWYTREGDVRELLRQTDDLFVISRPGDEIALSFDATKLPPLPDGWLYTFLLYADGFSKEMDINSASPDHVWPLPFHGMSAYPYAPPESYPMTKERRAILERYNTRLVTKPLPSLLAQRPP